The Apis mellifera strain DH4 linkage group LG16, Amel_HAv3.1, whole genome shotgun sequence genome has a segment encoding these proteins:
- the LOC413774 gene encoding 39S ribosomal protein L47, mitochondrial has product MAAFTKAMQVSKGVNNVTKLFTNLTLSQNVNSISIPIFIPRMPTFQCAFIHTTFKNNDLMEFFDDPKNWEKDKVRVGRSWRKDELRLKSNEELHKLWFVLLKERNMLLTMEEAYKKEWKYFPNPERIDKVEDSMSNLESVVRERNKAYHMLEIGTTGERPVELKYNALGIRSLYRLRQYSIPKYMNSAWHKKHQFGYGGYAVRKFLRLYREKLWNEKRKLRNRQNNQVATLIRIFPNLDMEAVKEQYPLANIEKIKRTRKSDGHYIRD; this is encoded by the exons ATGGCGGCTTTCACAAAAGCTATGCAAGTTTCTAAAGGTGTAAATAATGTGACAAaactatttacaaatttaactttatcacaaaatgttaattcaatttctattccGATATTTATTCCAAG GATGCCTACTTTTCAATGTGCATTCATTCAtactacatttaaaaataatgatttgatggaattttttgatgatccaaaaaattgggaaaaagATAAAGTACGTGTAGGACGTTCATGGCGAAAAGatgaattaagattaaaaagtaatgaaGAACTTCATAAATTATG gtttgtattattaaaagaacgCAATATGCTTTTAACTATGGAAGAAGCTTATAAAAAAGagtggaaatattttccaaatcctgaaagaattgataaagttGAAGATAGTATGTCTAATTTAGAATCTGTAGTACGCGAACGGAACAAAGCATATCATATGCTTGAAATTGGAACAACTGGAGAGCGACCTGTAGAACTCAAATATAATGCTcttg GTATACGTTCTCTTTATCGTTTGCGTCAATATTCTATaccaaaatatatgaattctgCATGGCATAAAAAACATCAATTTGGATATGGTGGATATGCAGTTCGTAAATTTTTACGACTGTACAGAGAAAAACTTTGGAACGAAAAACGTAAATTACGAAA tcgTCAAAATAATCAGGTAGCTACTTTGATTAGAATTTTCCCCAATCTTGATATGGAAGCTGTGAAAGAACAATATCCATTggcaaatatagaaaaaataaaacgaactAGAAAATCAGATGGACATTATATAcgcgattaa